tgtgttatcaaattggaattccaacatcttcTTCTGCGACTGGACTGGAGTTTCATGCggtcgtggttcacaaagggtagttgctctgaacctctccgAAAAGGCACTTTAAggtactctctccccatacatcatcaatctctccttcttacaggtcCTTGATCTCTTGAacgacagtttccatggtcaacttctcgttgattttagtCGTCTCCCTCTATTAGAGAATCTTTTCATAagcaaaaacaattttgaagggttgatcccacaaacactgagccattgtcctCGTATCCAAGTACTTTCAGGGatagaaaatgaattttatggaAGCATTCCAGAGTTCCTAGGCAGTTGGCTGGACACTTTTGCTAGCCTCTCAAAGCtggagcaccttaatattggtcaaaatcatatgcacaGGAACATCCCTTCCCAGTTGGGAAGCATAACCCGCTTGACATTATTTATTGTcgaaatgaacaatctcactggtacactacctaagagcttgtttaacctatctgctATTGagactttgagtttcatgaccaaccaactaacagggcatctcccaaacGATGCTGgctgcttcctgcccaatctccaaggACTCTATATGGGtacaaacaattttgatggcccgctcccggcttctctttctaatgctacaagacttcaacttCTTGCTGCAGAAAACAATGAATTTAGTGGTacgataccattagaattaggtagtctgtcacaactcagGCACCTTATCAtttggggaaatatgttgaccaatgtccctggcaaccgtgagctctccattctcacatgcTTCACCAACAAgcgactgctagaggaagtaGATCTGTCACAAAACCTTCTGAATGGCATTTTTCCGGCCTCTGTTGGACATCTGACAACTACCTTGTGGAGACTTCATCTTCcctctaatctgattgaaggtactatcccattgggCTTacccaacttgaccaagttaatttccttataTTTGAGTTCccacaaaataaaagggctcattccaccaaatataggacagatgcacagcttaCAGCTGTTGTATCTTgataacaatgcattagaaggccccATCCCACTATCGATCTACGagttggtccgcatgtatgTTCTTTATATTGATCACAACATGCCACGAACACGAGTTGAAGGTTTAATGCTTTGTAAAGTGTTTGCATCACATTTCAtgcatgtgtttttttcttGCCTCTGGCCACCTAACATGTCCttgaatttgacaaatattttatgaaatttgacCGATAATTAAGGCCATCGCACATAGTTGATATATTTTACAACTCACCTACCTCCAAACATTTCATTGAATCCTGATTAGATATTCGGCTAGAGGTTCAACAGCGCTCAGGCTTTTTCTTCGTAAGTCCGTGTCAATGCTGCAAACTGTAGGGTCCTAGTCTGTgcagaaaaatacaaaagaaaaagacttgagcttctttttcaaagaaatcaaacgtGGATTGGTCCCGTAATGGATCTGAAATTTCATTGCGcatgaagaaaaatcaaggaagatgCTCTTTCTTTCCAAATGCGAGGACAATATTTGTCTAATTTTTTCAAGGAAATCAAACGTGGGTGGGTCCGGTAACGTATGGCTGATTACATGCATGAGTATTTTTCTTGGTCTTGCCGGTATCTTATTTCTCTTTACCCcttttcaactctattcaatttcaaaccaaagttgtcaactgtcaacttttttttttaatgtatccATAAATAGGTTTCTACCATAATCACAAATATTCTTTCTTGCTCTTTAAACAGGGAAGTTTATCTATCATATAATACAGTgagcatgaaaaatgaaagcaaaaaatgcaaaaaaaaatatggtaactttctaaaaaattgaaaaaaatatgaaaaagacaggaaaaccaCATTTTTTATGTATCCTTTTGCCGTTTTATTCAGTGGgcttatttttgtgttttatcactgttttttcaaaaaaaaaaagatgtgatTTTTATGACTATATTTACTACCAAATTTTGGTTGTCATAtctcacaacctatatgtaagCAGGGGTTTTCGttagtcatgaaaatgtttgcaactaCTACGATGCTTGATTAGTGCAACATGGGGAACCATGATAGCACGAATGGCATAGTTGCATCAAATCTTCGCTAGCACGACTGGATGGgattagctagaaatattattggctTGAATCGGCCGGGCGCTTCAAGTCTTTGATAAGTCATTTTGATCAAGTCCAcctgtttttaaaaaaaatgttttaattagtttttatactGTTTAATTACTattcaaaaagaatataatttttcatattttatgcgaCCTTTGCaaattcagcttttgaaacgagtggataAAGTTACTAACTTCCACGTGCTGGTCGATCCACTGATTTAAACGATTTGGATGTtaatcagcacaaaatatgaaaattatattcttttgagaaataaataaacaatctatataagataataaaaaacaataatttttttttaaataggttggactagatcaaattgatttagcatagatttgaatGAACCAGCCAATTCgagcaattttttggaaaaaaaatgccacaccaAAGAtatgcttttttcctttttttttgtttttttccctttttttcatttgagacattttttcatacttttttattgttaaactGCTCatttccaacttctaatttttatttgtttctcatctacttatttttttaaatttgccaacccttcatcttattttcccttaacttttaaattttactcaattttttaaaaatttaccacatttttcctgttttctccatgctaaccatattataagatagaaaaaccttgccatttaaaagGCAGACAGCATATCTAGGGAAAAAAGACgttcaattgacaactttgatttggaaTTGAATAGAGTTCAAGTGGTAAAGGGAAACAATAAAGAGTCTCATTTATGTAATCATCAGCTGTGCCCCTagatttggaaatatgaagcaatgcaTTCCAAAGCAGTAAAACCCGAGCCTTCTaccacttgaaaaaataaaagaacaaattttctagaagagaatctatacataaattaatgACCATGAATTCCTGCACATGCATGTACTGCATAACAAgttggacaggcatggctaccACCGGTCGGTCACCTCAACTGCTCGTCTTTCtattgtgtttctcctccttcaacttggttgtggttcttggccaaagggaggtgccctcagcccatgcttctctgagcaacgtgactgaCCAACTCGCATTGCTGTCattcaaatcccttgtcactaaagacccttataaggtgttatcaaattggaattccaacatcacTTTCTGCgattggaatggagtttcataaATGGTAGTTGCTCGGAACCTCTctgaaaaggcacttgaaggtactatctCCCCATACATTAGCAATCTCTCATTCTTACAGGTTCTTCATCACTCAAAAGATAACTTCCACggtcatcttcccattgattttagccGCCTCCCTTGGTTGCAAAAACTTTCCATATGGAgaaaccattttaaagggttaattccacaaacactgagccattgtcatcatcaccaagtgctttttgcagcagaaaacgaattctatggaagcattccggAGTTCTTAGCAGTCTGCCAAAACTCAAGTTCCTAAATCTTTATGATGACAAGCTCACGGGCACCGttccagtcacttttgccaacctctccAAGCTGaagcaccttaatattggtcaaaatcaaaTGCACGGGAACATTCTTTCGGAGTTGGGAAGCATAACCCGCTTGCAATTCTTTAGTGTGAAAAAGAataatctcactggtacactgccagacagcttgtttaacctatccgctcttcagactttgagtttcatgaccaatcaactaacagggcatctcccctaaagatgttggccgcttcctgcccaatctcaaATTGCTCGCAATGagtgacaacaattttgatggccctttcccACCTTCTTTTTCCAATGCTACTAGTCTCCAAACTATAAGTGCAGGACACAATAAGTTCAGTGGtccgataccattagaattaggtagtttGACACAACTCAGGCACCTGTACCTCCACGacaatatgttgaccaatgcccCCAGCAACCATGAGCTCTCCATCCAGTCtgacatccttcaccaactgtcgacAGCTAGAGGACGTTGATCTACTACGCAACCTTTTGAACGGCATCCTTCTGGCCTCTGTTGGAAACCGgacaaccaccttgtggagacttcgcctttcctctaatctgattgaaggcACTATCCCATTtgccttagccaacttgaccaagttaatttccttagatttgaattccaacaaaataaaagggctcattccaccaaatgtAGGACAATTGCACAGCTTACAGGTGCTTTCTCTTGgtaacaatgcattagaaggctgAATCCCACTAacaatctaccagttggtccgcatgttttctttttatattggacacaacatgctaattgggtgaATTTCAAACTCCATAAACAATCTTACTAGTTTGCAAGCGCAggatctaagctcaaacaatttgtcatcaacattaccgcctggtctttgtgagttgaaggatttGTTGGTGCTATACTTGCAAGGCAACTCTTTCAAAGGTCACCTACCTCTGGGTCTTGggaattttgccatgatgatcaacatggatatctctgtaAATAAGCTGAGTGGAGAGCTGCCTTCActattatcaaagctccaaatgctagagtatttgagCCTCTGTCAGAACGCATTTGACGGTAACATTCCTCAACAACTTGATCATATGGTAACCATTAAATCTATTGTCCTTTCCCATAACAAACTTTCcagtgagataccaaaatcattggagaaacttcaatacATCCAGGTGTTAGACTTGTCCTCCAATTGATtagaaggagagattccaagtggtggaaaggttgcaaacctttctgctgggtcattcctagggaactatgcactatgtggagctcccaaattccatgtccctttgtgcttagacaaaacagagaggcaaagtaagagcaatgtgGCTAGAGTCATTGCTGCTTGCGCAATTGGTGGCttagcacttttggtcattgtttgcacactcattggtatctcatgctatagaaagagggggttgtcgAAGCGTCCTGacgacattgaaagattacgaTGAATTACACTCCTAATGATTTTTtacagagagctattgcatgcaacgagcaatttcagtgatgcaaactttcttggaagtggaagctttggctcagtgtacaaagaaattctattagATGGAaggacagtggctgttaaggtccttaatttgtcatttgagagagcatctaaaagttttgacattgaatgcactatcttgcaccaaatcaggcaccaaaaccttgttaaagtcattacgtcttgctctaatgaagatttcaaggctttagttctccaatacatgccccttggcagCCTAGAAGTCTATCTACATTCAGGTGCCCATCatttgaatctcttccaaagattggatatcatgattgatgttgcttgtgatttagagtatcttcaccatggttactcgggGATGATatttcattgtgatctgaagtcaTGTAATGTACTTCTAGATGAAAGCATGTCTGTGTACATTGGTGATTCTGGCATTGCAAAGTTTATAGTTGGTGCAAGTCATCGACTCTTACCACCACCCTTGAAACCATGGGttacattgcgccaggtactatctcttaatttgttttcttttcataaattgtctCTCTTGATGTGCAAGTATATTGACCATTTCTTTGAGTCAACACAGGAAGACTCATAAATTGTCTCTCTTATATGCGTGtgtgcactctctctcttcaataatgctctgaTGGAGAGATTGAGAAAGGGAGGGGGAGTGTATGGAAGGGGTCCAAGAGAGGTGAGGtgaaataaagagagatagagagagagagtggtttTGACAGTTCTAGTGGgctgttttgtcttttttttcttttctctctccctatatatatatatatatatatatatatatcagtagaaaccagaccaacaggtcagggacaaaatccagaccctttaattatgttatttaaagtgttttttttaatctaaccttaccaatataatCTTAAATTTAAGAATAGATtgacacaaaatatatattaagttgatcattttttgggctttaatagtgttttcataattagcaaaaatgatTGGCTAttatagcatcaacattttgataatagacaaatcaacttttttcataaaaacaacttgattcaaagcatgtttttatatcaaaatagtttttatgaatatattaggatgtaaatattttctttaatatattttttaaggaaaatgttAAAGTGTCTGGTTtataccaatttctctctctctttctctctcataagGACATGCAAAAGCAGTTCCTAGCTCAATAAAGTAAGTCATTGAttaactattttacatggacgACCTATTTGTTGTTCATATGGCTTGTGGTGTTGCATACCagtttttgcattcttttgtgcTCGTGTACACAAATATGTGTTGGTGACATATTTTCAACAAGCAATAGtgttcaattgatctttttcctttaacataaattgtaatttttgttccttgcttgtattaaaaatccctaatcacacatacctgTCTACCAAATGGCTTAAGTTTGGCTGACAATTGACACTATTAAATAATTCACACCATTTATGAGAACCTGCAGATCTGTTACGGGAGAACTAAAAGCaacaccatacaattaatgaatTTCAGCTAAcctcagatatatatatatatatatatatatatatatatatatatatatatatatatatatatatatatatatatatatagatatatatatatatggatacatgtttgatttctttaagGGAACATCATATATATTGCACTTCTGTTCTATATAATaatattgtattcttttttacaTGTGTATCATAATACAAAATGAGGAAGCCAGGATTGgtggttcaattgatcttaagtccattaaggAGAAACCAATTCTATTGTGTCACCCTTTAGCATTATCCAATCATTTTGCGCTTGCTAATCATgtttaaaattgatgaatggttgaattagaatttgggttggctggaaaggtgtcaaccaatgccgatgtctacagctacagaattctcctccttgaggtgtttacaagaagaaagcctactgatgaacagtttgatggggattttagtttgaggcaagtggtggctgaagcatttcctgttgcactTTCAGAAGTCATTGACAGCAATCTTTTGAACGAAAGTAATACTACTCCAACTCAGCTGCTATGAACAAGCAGCTGGTGATGATcttggagataggcttgtcatgttcaagtgtgtctccaaatgagagaatggacatgaaggaaatGGTTGTAGGGCTGCGAAGGATACGACGgaagacaagaatgatagaaggataattcaaatatatccatagatacaaatgtagtttgatttctttcattgagagctctcacttgcatttctcaattacagatgcatataggatttaataaagacatgcttaatatgcttgtgtgttcccctcctaaggcatttgggtgactaatcttgtagaacaactcacacatttccagtgcaagttacgtgaaagaggctttgaactttgtccattattgcagcTTGTGCCTTATTTTAAGTAAGGACACCTCAATAGTGAATGAACAATCAATGCTATTGTGTCCAGTGAAACCtatcaaaaaaatgcacaacaagaaggatgaacaaaaatgcacaattccagtaagttttggactgaattcaattttatcaaaagaagagcccttgaatgaggaggatgagaattatatgctgtgagcatcatgtgttattggagcatgctatatgtgatggccctctaacaaaggaccatgtgttatggactaaaaattgtcaaaaagattaaaatgacgctgttagttaaatagaaC
Above is a window of Nymphaea colorata isolate Beijing-Zhang1983 chromosome 8, ASM883128v2, whole genome shotgun sequence DNA encoding:
- the LOC116258795 gene encoding calcium/calmodulin-regulated receptor-like kinase 2 produces the protein MDISVNKLSGELPSLLSKLQMLEYLSLCQNAFDEYLHHGYSGMIFHCDLKSCNVLLDESMSVYIGDSGIAKFIVGASHRLLPPPLKPWVTLRQFAQGNHKLRPVPQRNKPEVSRPRVSGHGLSTPLEVVPSE